DNA from Synechococcus sp. CBW1108:
GCAGCAGGGTTTCGGCCTGGCGCCGCGAACAGAGGCCGGCGGCGGCCATCAGTTTCTGCAACCGTTCAGCGGCCAATTCACCCATGCGTTACTCCCATGCTGGCTCCCAGCGAAGGATGGTAGGGTTGCGAAACGAAAGAGTTTCGCAACCCTGATCAAGCCATGCCCGCATTAGAAGGCGATCTGGTGCGCAGCTACCTGCGTGACATTGGCCGGGTGCCGCTGCTGAGTCACGAGCAGGAGATCACCCTGGGCCGTCAGGTGCAGGAGTTGGTCGCCCTCGAGGAGCTGGAGCTGGAGCTGGAAAGCCGCCTTGGCGCCAAGCCCAGCCAGGCCGAGCTGGCCCAGGCCGCCGGTCTGAGTGCTCCCTTGCTCAAGAAGCGGCTGCAGGCGGGCCGCCGGGCCAAGGAGCGGATGGTGGCGGCCAACCTGCGGTTGGTGGTGAGCGTGGCCAAGAAGTACACCCGCCGCAACATGGAGCTGCTGGATCTGATCCAGGAGGGCACGATCGGCCTGGTGCGGGGCGTCGAGAAGTTCGACCCCACCCGGGGCTACAAGTTTTCAACCTATGCCTACTGGTGGATTCGCCAGGGCATCACCCGGGCAATTGCCGAGAAGAGCCGCACGATCCGGCTGCCGATCCACATCA
Protein-coding regions in this window:
- a CDS encoding RpoD/SigA family RNA polymerase sigma factor, whose translation is MPALEGDLVRSYLRDIGRVPLLSHEQEITLGRQVQELVALEELELELESRLGAKPSQAELAQAAGLSAPLLKKRLQAGRRAKERMVAANLRLVVSVAKKYTRRNMELLDLIQEGTIGLVRGVEKFDPTRGYKFSTYAYWWIRQGITRAIAEKSRTIRLPIHITETLNKLKKGQRELSQLLGRTPTVTELAEAVELPEEEVKDLLCRARQPVSLETKVGDGDDTELIDLLAGDGELPEERVDGECLKGDLRALLEQLPELQGRVLKMRYGIPCADNPEGGNSEPMSLSTIAKVLGMSRDKTRNLERKALDGVRANSPMLESYLVA